From a single Rickettsia endosymbiont of Cantharis rufa genomic region:
- a CDS encoding succinate dehydrogenase assembly factor 2 translates to MNKLNKNSLQKKLLYRSKNRGCKEMDYILSSFAEKYLFLMDKKKLESYTLILDQNDNDLYTWITKKSSIPSNLDTEIINKLSEIAKI, encoded by the coding sequence ATGAATAAATTAAATAAAAACTCTTTACAAAAAAAACTTCTTTATCGTAGTAAAAATCGCGGCTGTAAAGAAATGGACTATATACTTAGTAGCTTTGCCGAAAAGTACTTATTCTTGATGGATAAAAAAAAACTTGAAAGCTATACTTTAATACTTGATCAAAATGATAATGATCTTTATACTTGGATTACTAAAAAATCTTCTATTCCTTCTAATCTAGATACCGAAATAATAAATAAATTAAGCGAAATAGCAAAAATATAA
- the mfd gene encoding transcription-repair coupling factor, with protein MLQQKFPATAKSFFAIDNFTKNPKQDFIVVTNNEEEALQLYKQALFFSSNENIYYFPNYDTIPYDHASPSPNILSRRAEILTKLATNSNGKVLITHAASLLNKLPPKDFFSKYFLKLSPKIKFTTDELAMFLVENSFTRNASSIDVGEFAVRGEIIDIILPGPKAYRVNFSWDYIESIKEFDIDTQISTKSCLELVISPANEIVLNTETIINFKNNYLRSFGVNHTDNPLYEAVISGRKFSGYEQLLPLFYDSCSNLVDYLNDPIFIFDNLSKQAILEFEHSYNDFYSARSEANKLKFNSFYPTLTPTSLYFTASEIIGLLEQKNNILISYENSEQASLIENISSTSFIEKKMVFDKLFEVIRANSRKKIIIGSSVLSSFERIKSIITNYEYTYNEIEYLREAKINVINIALLPLNQSFITCEYLFITASELLEEKSSSTNTNKKLKNILLELDNLAEGEFVVHKDHGIGQFLKLEALEIKGKLHDFLKILYAGNDKLYTPVENIEVIKKYGNDNAELDKLGSVSWQRSKAKLKNRIKEIALHLIQIAAKRKLNTSASVEFDLEEYDKFCTNFPFSETEDQLTAINDIREDLRSGMLMDRLICGDVGFGKTEVAMRAVFMVAKSLNEHLPQVAVVVPTTILCSQHFLRFIERFKGFGLNIKQLSSIISSKEAKIVRSELESGKINIIIGTHSLLHKNTKFFNLKLLIIDEEQHFGVSQKEFLKQLKSSTHVLAMSATPIPRTLQMSMTGLKELSIIATPPLNRLEVRTAVMPFDPVIIRDSLLREHFRGGRSFYVVPRIKDIESIEKQLKQIVPELSYKIAHGKMTPNKIDEVMSEFYAGKFDILVSTTIIESGIDIAEANTMIIHKADMLGLGQLYQLRGRIGRAKMRGYAYLTVESHKKMTSHSLRRLKIIQNSCALGSGFTIASHDADLRGFGNLIGEEQSGQIKEVGTELYQEMLEEQIALFKDEPVVSEQQFIPTINLGLSVFIPDNYVSDSALKLGLYRRIGNLSNEIEVEKFKDEMIDRFGSLPIEFNNLLNIVKIKLLCSKLNIENLDSGDNGFVIKFYKNADMTDKILKFVSSYSNQAKIKPDNKLIFIKKLVDKNIIIEANQLLWNLSEV; from the coding sequence ATGTTACAACAAAAATTTCCGGCAACTGCCAAATCTTTCTTTGCAATCGATAATTTTACTAAGAACCCTAAGCAAGATTTTATCGTAGTTACAAATAATGAAGAGGAGGCGTTGCAATTATACAAGCAAGCATTATTTTTTTCTTCCAATGAAAATATTTATTATTTTCCTAACTACGATACTATACCCTACGATCATGCGTCTCCAAGTCCTAATATTTTATCTAGACGTGCAGAAATATTAACTAAGCTAGCAACAAATAGTAACGGTAAAGTACTTATCACTCATGCAGCAAGCTTATTAAACAAATTACCCCCAAAAGATTTTTTTTCTAAATATTTTTTGAAATTATCTCCTAAAATAAAATTTACTACGGATGAGCTTGCTATGTTTCTAGTAGAAAATAGTTTTACGAGAAATGCGAGTAGCATCGATGTCGGGGAGTTTGCAGTTAGAGGCGAAATTATTGATATAATACTGCCCGGTCCTAAAGCTTATAGAGTTAATTTTAGCTGGGATTATATTGAATCGATCAAAGAATTTGATATTGATACGCAAATTTCTACTAAATCCTGCCTAGAACTTGTTATTAGTCCTGCAAACGAGATAGTTTTAAACACTGAAACTATAATTAATTTTAAGAATAATTACTTACGAAGTTTTGGAGTTAATCATACTGATAATCCTTTATATGAGGCGGTAATATCGGGAAGAAAATTTTCGGGATATGAACAATTACTCCCGTTATTTTATGATTCCTGCTCTAACTTAGTAGATTACCTAAACGATCCTATTTTTATATTCGATAATCTGTCAAAACAAGCCATTTTAGAGTTTGAGCATAGTTATAATGATTTTTATTCGGCAAGATCAGAGGCGAATAAACTTAAATTTAATAGTTTCTATCCTACTTTGACGCCAACTAGCTTATATTTTACTGCTTCCGAAATAATAGGATTACTCGAACAAAAAAATAATATATTAATTAGTTATGAAAATTCCGAGCAAGCTAGCTTAATTGAAAATATTAGCTCTACAAGTTTTATAGAAAAGAAAATGGTTTTTGATAAATTATTTGAAGTCATCAGAGCTAATTCTCGTAAAAAAATTATTATAGGCTCAAGCGTTTTAAGTAGCTTTGAGCGAATTAAAAGCATAATTACAAATTACGAATATACTTATAATGAGATAGAATACTTAAGAGAAGCCAAAATAAACGTAATAAATATTGCATTACTACCTTTAAACCAAAGCTTTATTACTTGCGAATATTTATTTATTACCGCTAGCGAATTATTAGAAGAAAAATCTAGCTCTACAAACACTAACAAAAAACTTAAAAACATTTTACTAGAGCTTGATAATTTAGCAGAAGGCGAGTTTGTTGTTCATAAAGATCATGGAATAGGGCAGTTTTTAAAGCTAGAAGCTTTAGAAATCAAAGGCAAACTGCATGATTTTTTAAAGATCTTATATGCCGGTAATGATAAATTATATACACCGGTTGAAAATATAGAGGTAATAAAGAAATACGGCAATGATAATGCGGAGCTTGATAAACTTGGTAGCGTCTCATGGCAAAGAAGTAAAGCAAAACTTAAAAACCGTATAAAAGAGATAGCACTGCATTTAATACAAATAGCAGCTAAAAGAAAACTTAATACCAGTGCTTCCGTTGAATTTGACCTTGAAGAATATGATAAATTTTGTACTAATTTTCCTTTTAGCGAAACAGAAGACCAATTAACCGCTATAAACGATATTAGAGAAGATCTAAGAAGCGGTATGTTAATGGATAGGTTAATATGCGGTGATGTCGGGTTTGGTAAAACAGAAGTAGCAATGCGTGCCGTTTTTATGGTAGCAAAATCTTTAAATGAACATTTACCTCAAGTAGCCGTAGTTGTACCGACAACTATTTTATGTAGTCAGCATTTTTTAAGGTTCATAGAAAGGTTCAAGGGTTTTGGTTTAAATATCAAACAATTATCTAGCATTATTAGCTCTAAAGAAGCGAAAATTGTAAGATCAGAGCTTGAAAGCGGTAAAATAAATATAATAATAGGTACTCATTCCTTATTACATAAAAATACAAAATTCTTTAATCTGAAATTATTAATAATCGATGAAGAACAGCATTTCGGTGTCAGTCAAAAAGAATTTTTAAAACAGTTAAAATCTTCCACTCACGTACTTGCAATGTCGGCAACACCGATTCCTAGAACGCTACAAATGTCAATGACAGGTTTAAAAGAATTAAGCATTATTGCAACACCGCCTCTAAACAGGCTAGAGGTGCGTACGGCAGTTATGCCGTTTGATCCGGTTATTATCCGAGATTCATTATTACGTGAACATTTTAGAGGGGGAAGAAGTTTTTATGTAGTTCCTCGAATTAAAGATATTGAAAGTATAGAGAAACAACTTAAACAAATTGTACCGGAATTAAGCTATAAAATAGCTCATGGAAAAATGACTCCTAATAAAATTGATGAGGTCATGAGCGAGTTTTATGCCGGCAAATTCGATATACTAGTCTCAACTACTATTATAGAGTCAGGAATTGACATAGCTGAGGCAAATACCATGATCATACATAAAGCAGATATGCTGGGTCTTGGTCAGCTTTACCAATTGCGTGGTCGGATAGGTCGGGCTAAAATGCGAGGCTATGCTTATTTAACAGTAGAAAGTCATAAAAAAATGACCTCGCACTCCTTAAGACGCTTAAAGATAATACAAAATAGCTGTGCTTTAGGTTCAGGTTTTACTATTGCAAGTCATGATGCGGATTTACGAGGTTTCGGTAATTTAATCGGTGAAGAGCAATCTGGGCAAATTAAAGAAGTAGGCACTGAACTATATCAAGAAATGTTGGAAGAACAAATAGCTCTTTTTAAAGATGAACCGGTTGTTTCAGAACAACAATTTATCCCAACTATTAATTTAGGATTATCCGTCTTTATCCCTGATAACTATGTATCTGATTCAGCTCTTAAACTCGGATTATATAGAAGAATAGGTAATTTAAGTAATGAGATAGAAGTAGAGAAATTTAAAGATGAGATGATTGATAGATTTGGATCACTACCGATTGAATTCAATAATTTACTTAATATTGTAAAAATAAAACTATTATGCTCTAAGTTAAATATTGAGAATTTAGATTCAGGAGATAACGGGTTTGTGATTAAATTTTATAAAAACGCCGATATGACTGATAAAATTTTAAAATTCGTGAGTAGCTACTCTAATCAGGCAAAAATCAAACCGGATAATAAATTGATATTTATCAAAAAATTAGTAGATAAAAATATAATTATCGAGGCAAATCAGTTACTTTGGAAT